A window of bacterium contains these coding sequences:
- a CDS encoding dipeptidase, whose amino-acid sequence MPSPVEFADAHRARFESELTDLLRIPSVSTLPEHRDDTRRAAHWLAEYLRSMDLPVDLIETVGYPLIYAEWLGAPGRPTLLAYGHYDVQPVDPVDLWTSPPFQPAVRGGRLFARGAADDKGQILTLIAAIRAYLQTSGTLPINIKLLIEGEEESGGAGIEAYVREHADRLRADACLVLDSGMFAPGIPAITLGLRGIVAAELEVNGAARDLHSGIYGGVAPNPFQALAEIVTGLKDRDGRVLVPGFYERVVPPPREEKDGWDRLPFDETAFLRDEIGAPALIGEPGYGTLERMWARPTLEVHGMPGGFTGAGTKTVIPARAGAKISMRLVADQRPDEIIEAFESHVRAIAPKSVRIDVRPRHGAPPVVISPHSPAVQAAKRGLTEAFGREAVLIRMGGSVPIVSEFAGRLGLPVVVTGWSLPDANAHSPDESLDLEHFHKGIRAVMRFFEHLASA is encoded by the coding sequence ATGCCGAGCCCGGTGGAGTTCGCCGACGCGCATCGCGCGCGGTTCGAATCCGAACTGACCGACCTGCTGCGCATTCCGAGCGTCAGCACACTGCCGGAACATCGCGACGACACCCGGCGCGCCGCCCATTGGCTCGCCGAGTATCTCCGGTCAATGGATCTGCCGGTGGATCTCATCGAGACGGTCGGGTATCCGCTGATCTATGCCGAATGGCTGGGCGCCCCGGGCCGGCCCACGCTGCTCGCCTACGGGCACTACGACGTGCAGCCCGTCGACCCCGTCGACCTGTGGACCTCGCCGCCGTTCCAACCGGCGGTCCGCGGCGGACGGCTGTTCGCGCGCGGCGCCGCGGACGACAAGGGGCAGATCCTCACGCTGATCGCGGCGATCCGCGCGTATCTCCAGACGAGCGGAACGTTGCCGATCAACATCAAGCTGCTGATCGAGGGCGAAGAGGAGTCCGGCGGCGCCGGCATCGAGGCCTACGTGCGGGAGCACGCCGACCGCCTGCGCGCCGATGCGTGCCTGGTGCTCGACTCCGGCATGTTCGCGCCGGGCATTCCGGCCATCACGCTCGGGCTTCGCGGCATCGTCGCGGCCGAGCTCGAGGTCAACGGGGCGGCGCGCGATCTGCATTCGGGCATCTACGGCGGGGTGGCGCCGAATCCGTTTCAAGCGCTCGCTGAGATCGTTACCGGCCTGAAGGACCGGGACGGACGCGTCCTCGTCCCCGGATTCTACGAACGCGTGGTTCCGCCGCCGCGCGAAGAGAAGGACGGCTGGGACCGGCTGCCGTTCGACGAAACGGCCTTTCTGCGGGATGAAATCGGCGCCCCGGCGCTCATCGGCGAACCCGGGTACGGCACGTTGGAACGCATGTGGGCCCGGCCGACGCTGGAAGTGCACGGGATGCCGGGCGGATTCACCGGCGCCGGCACCAAGACGGTGATCCCGGCGCGGGCGGGCGCCAAAATCAGCATGCGGCTCGTCGCCGATCAGCGTCCGGACGAAATCATCGAGGCGTTTGAGTCGCACGTCCGCGCGATCGCGCCGAAGAGCGTCCGTATTGACGTGCGGCCGCGCCACGGGGCTCCGCCGGTTGTGATCTCGCCGCACTCGCCGGCCGTTCAAGCGGCCAAGCGCGGGCTCACGGAAGCCTTCGGCCGCGAGGCGGTGCTCATTCGGATGGGCGGGTCCGTGCCGATCGTCTCCGAGTTTGCGGGGCGGCTCGGACTCCCGGTCGTCGTCACAGGGTGGTCGTTGCCCGACGCCAATGCCCACAGCCCCGACGAGAGTTTGGACCTCGAGCACTTCCACAAGGGCATCCGCGCCGTAATGCGCTTCTTTGAACACCTGGCGAGTGCGTAG
- a CDS encoding DNA polymerase ligase N-terminal domain-containing protein, whose amino-acid sequence MSLREYRRKRRFAATPEPRGGARTTSSRGPARTRTSARRLRYVIHKHHARTLHYDLRLEWHGVLLSWAVPKGPSLDPSTKRLAVRVEDHPLEYGRFEGRIPEGEYGAGTVAIWDEGTWRPDDPNVDAALRRGELAFTLQGRRLTGRWVLVRTRFGPAGRSDRRSWLLMRRRDPAAGRRTMVAAPGSRRRAR is encoded by the coding sequence ATGAGCCTGCGGGAATATCGGCGCAAGCGCCGCTTCGCCGCAACGCCGGAGCCGCGGGGCGGCGCGCGAACGACCTCATCGCGGGGACCGGCGCGAACGCGAACGTCCGCACGGCGCCTGCGGTACGTTATCCACAAGCACCACGCCCGGACACTCCACTACGACCTGCGCCTGGAGTGGCACGGCGTACTCCTCTCCTGGGCCGTGCCGAAGGGTCCGTCCTTGGATCCATCGACGAAACGGCTGGCGGTGCGCGTGGAAGATCATCCGCTGGAGTACGGACGGTTCGAAGGCCGGATTCCGGAAGGCGAGTACGGCGCCGGCACGGTCGCGATCTGGGATGAGGGCACGTGGCGTCCCGACGATCCCAACGTCGACGCCGCTCTGCGCCGCGGTGAGCTCGCGTTCACGCTACAGGGCAGACGCCTTACGGGACGCTGGGTGCTGGTTCGCACCCGTTTCGGCCCGGCCGGCCGGTCCGACCGCCGGTCGTGGCTCCTGATGAGACGCCGCGACCCCGCCGCCGGACGTCGCACGATGGTGGCGGCGCCGGGAAGCCGGCGGCGGGCGCGGTGA